From a region of the Coprococcus comes ATCC 27758 genome:
- the hflX gene encoding GTPase HflX: MALYEIKEEKERVILVGVSTRENDDTEDSLDELKDLVKTAGAEAVGRVIQKRELVHPGTYVGKGKIEEIRELLWELDATGIVCDDELSPAQMNNLTDILDVKVMDRTMVILDIFAGRASTSEGKIQVELAQLKYRQSQLTGAGRAMSRLGGGIGTRGPGEKKLEMDRRLIKNRIAQLNRELREVKRHRELTREQRTKNRIPVVAIVGYTNAGKSTLLNTLTGAGVLQEDQLFATLDPTTRSRKLPSGQEILLTDTVGFIRKLPHHLIDAFKSTLEEAKYADLILHVVDASNPQMDEQMYVVYETLQRLEAMDKPVVTAFNKMDRIGESLTVRDFKADRIVQVSAKTGEGLEALLQAIEEILREQKIYIERVYSYQESGKIQLIRKYGELLEEEYKEDGIHVSAYVPKELDGRV; this comes from the coding sequence ATGGCACTTTATGAAATAAAAGAAGAAAAGGAAAGGGTAATTCTGGTCGGTGTCAGTACAAGGGAGAACGATGACACGGAAGATTCTCTGGATGAGTTAAAGGATCTGGTGAAGACCGCAGGTGCGGAAGCGGTCGGACGGGTAATCCAGAAAAGAGAGCTTGTCCATCCGGGAACTTATGTCGGAAAAGGCAAGATTGAGGAAATCCGGGAGCTTTTGTGGGAGCTTGACGCAACCGGGATCGTCTGTGATGATGAGCTGTCTCCGGCACAGATGAACAATCTGACGGATATTCTGGATGTGAAGGTAATGGACCGGACGATGGTCATTCTGGATATTTTTGCAGGACGGGCTTCTACAAGTGAAGGAAAGATCCAGGTAGAACTGGCACAGCTTAAGTACCGGCAGTCACAGCTTACTGGGGCAGGAAGGGCGATGTCACGTCTGGGAGGTGGAATCGGAACCAGAGGACCGGGAGAAAAGAAGCTGGAGATGGACCGGAGACTCATCAAGAACCGGATCGCACAGCTGAACCGTGAACTCAGGGAGGTGAAGAGACACCGGGAACTGACACGCGAACAGCGGACGAAGAACCGGATCCCGGTCGTGGCAATTGTCGGTTATACCAATGCCGGAAAGTCCACGCTTCTCAACACACTGACCGGAGCCGGTGTGCTGCAGGAGGATCAGCTTTTTGCAACTCTTGATCCGACGACAAGAAGCCGGAAGCTGCCAAGTGGGCAGGAGATTCTTCTGACAGATACGGTAGGCTTTATCCGGAAGCTGCCTCATCATCTGATTGATGCATTTAAAAGTACGCTGGAAGAAGCGAAGTATGCGGATCTGATCCTGCATGTAGTCGATGCATCCAATCCACAGATGGATGAGCAGATGTATGTGGTGTATGAGACACTGCAGCGTCTGGAGGCAATGGACAAACCGGTGGTCACGGCATTTAACAAGATGGACAGGATCGGGGAAAGCCTGACGGTACGTGACTTTAAGGCAGACCGGATCGTACAGGTGTCTGCAAAGACCGGAGAAGGTCTGGAGGCGCTTCTTCAGGCAATAGAAGAGATCCTGCGGGAGCAGAAAATTTATATCGAACGAGTTTATTCCTATCAGGAATCCGGGAAAATCCAGCTCATCCGGAAGTATGGAGAACTGCTGGAGGAAGAATACAAAGAAGATGGAATCCATGTATCTGCATACGTGCCGAAAGAGCTTGACGGGAGGGTATAA
- a CDS encoding tetratricopeptide repeat protein, with amino-acid sequence MTAGRKKKVIIGILVALCMTVTGCAGSVKKGTKYLEEKDYKNAEVEFQDAVDKKKNLGEAYRGLGLCYWEQKKYEKAEKALEKALKNGTEETATLYNILGICDLELDKPEKAVYYFENGQELSGAGKELLKEMAYNLVVAYEKAGDYQSAKEKLDSYLKANPDDKKALKEQEFLNTQISEGDQQ; translated from the coding sequence GTGACAGCAGGAAGAAAGAAAAAGGTAATCATAGGGATCCTTGTAGCACTTTGTATGACAGTAACGGGATGTGCTGGTTCTGTAAAAAAAGGAACGAAGTATCTGGAAGAAAAAGACTATAAAAATGCAGAGGTGGAATTCCAGGATGCGGTAGACAAAAAGAAGAATCTGGGAGAGGCTTATCGCGGACTCGGACTCTGCTACTGGGAACAGAAAAAGTATGAAAAGGCAGAGAAGGCGTTGGAAAAAGCATTGAAGAATGGAACGGAAGAGACAGCAACTCTTTATAATATTCTGGGAATCTGCGATCTGGAACTGGATAAACCGGAAAAGGCAGTGTATTATTTCGAAAATGGGCAGGAGCTTTCAGGCGCAGGAAAAGAGCTGCTAAAAGAAATGGCATATAATCTGGTAGTTGCCTATGAAAAAGCAGGGGATTACCAGTCTGCAAAAGAGAAGCTGGACAGTTATCTGAAAGCAAATCCAGATGACAAAAAAGCGCTGAAAGAGCAGGAATTTTTAAATACACAGATTTCGGAAGGAGATCAGCAGTAG
- a CDS encoding CHC2 zinc finger domain-containing protein — MNVFEAVKQSVTTRQAAEHYGIRVNRNGMACCPFHNDKTPSMKLDKRFHCFGCGADGDVIDFVAALYGLGKKEAAAQLASDFGLAYEDWKPPGRARKPKPRQKSPEEQFREAKAHCFRVLADYLHLLRVWKTDYAPHSPEEAFHPRFVEALQKQAHVEYLLDVLLFGDTEEIASLITEHGKDVIQLEQRMAELAAADAARTKKHHERHAAAPER, encoded by the coding sequence TTGAATGTATTTGAAGCTGTGAAGCAGTCCGTTACGACAAGACAGGCTGCGGAGCATTACGGAATCCGGGTAAACAGAAACGGGATGGCTTGCTGCCCGTTCCACAACGATAAGACCCCCAGCATGAAGCTGGACAAGCGTTTCCACTGCTTCGGATGTGGTGCAGATGGGGATGTGATTGATTTTGTAGCTGCCCTGTACGGGCTGGGGAAAAAGGAAGCCGCCGCACAGTTGGCGAGTGACTTCGGGCTTGCCTATGAGGACTGGAAGCCACCGGGCAGGGCAAGGAAGCCCAAGCCCCGGCAGAAATCCCCGGAAGAACAGTTCCGGGAAGCAAAGGCACATTGCTTCCGTGTCCTTGCCGATTATCTACACCTCTTACGGGTATGGAAAACCGACTATGCCCCGCACTCCCCGGAGGAAGCGTTTCATCCCCGGTTCGTGGAAGCCTTGCAGAAGCAAGCCCATGTGGAATATCTGCTGGATGTGCTGCTGTTTGGGGATACGGAGGAAATCGCTTCACTGATTACGGAACATGGAAAGGATGTGATACAGCTTGAACAGCGAATGGCAGAGCTTGCCGCCGCAGACGCAGCAAGAACTAAAAAACACCATGAACGCCATGCAGCCGCCCCAGAGCGTTGA
- a CDS encoding virulence-associated E family protein, with amino-acid sequence MNAMQPPQSVEEVKATLETTEKGGVRQSIRNCLTVFQRDPVLAGAIAYNILTDRKDIIKPIGFHRESTALTDTDMKYLLLYLEETYGLTSEKKIETAIGIVANENKYHPIRDFLNSLAWDGTERIRFCLRHFLGADVDDYTYEALKLFLLGAITRAFKPGSKFEIMLCLVGGQGAGKSTFFRLLAVRDEWFSDDLRKLDDDNVYRKLQGHWIIEMSEMMATANAKSIEEIKSFLSRQKEVYKIPYETHPADRPRQCVFGGTSNALDFLPLDRSGNRRFIPVMVYPEQAEVHILEDEAASRAYISQMWAEAMEIYRSGRYKLSFSPAMQRYLKEHQRDFMPEDTKAGMIQAYLDKYTGETVCSKQLYKEALNHTFDEPKQWEIREINEIMNQCITGWNYFSNPRMFAEYGRQKGWEREIPATDTDNPPEKSMDGFVEVTEQMELPF; translated from the coding sequence ATGAACGCCATGCAGCCGCCCCAGAGCGTTGAGGAAGTAAAGGCAACTCTGGAAACCACCGAGAAAGGCGGTGTCCGCCAGAGCATACGGAACTGCCTGACCGTATTCCAGCGTGACCCGGTGCTTGCCGGGGCAATCGCCTATAACATCCTGACCGACCGAAAGGACATCATAAAGCCCATCGGTTTTCACAGAGAAAGCACAGCCCTGACCGATACAGACATGAAGTATCTGCTTCTCTATCTGGAGGAAACCTACGGGCTGACCAGTGAGAAAAAGATTGAAACCGCCATCGGGATTGTGGCGAATGAGAATAAGTACCACCCCATCCGGGATTTTCTGAACAGCCTTGCATGGGACGGGACGGAGCGCATCCGCTTCTGTCTGCGGCACTTTCTGGGGGCGGATGTGGACGATTACACCTATGAAGCCCTAAAGCTGTTTCTTTTGGGGGCGATTACAAGGGCATTTAAGCCCGGAAGCAAGTTTGAAATCATGCTGTGTCTGGTAGGCGGTCAGGGGGCTGGCAAGTCCACCTTCTTCCGTCTGCTGGCAGTCCGGGACGAGTGGTTTTCCGATGATTTGCGGAAGCTGGACGATGATAACGTGTACCGCAAGCTGCAAGGTCACTGGATAATTGAAATGTCGGAAATGATGGCAACCGCCAATGCCAAGAGCATTGAGGAAATCAAGTCTTTTCTAAGCCGACAGAAAGAGGTTTATAAGATACCCTATGAAACCCACCCGGCAGACCGTCCCCGTCAGTGCGTGTTCGGCGGTACTTCCAACGCCCTTGACTTTCTCCCCCTTGACCGTTCCGGCAACCGCCGATTTATCCCGGTCATGGTGTACCCGGAGCAAGCCGAGGTTCACATTTTGGAGGACGAAGCCGCTTCCAGAGCCTATATCAGCCAGATGTGGGCGGAAGCAATGGAGATTTACCGAAGCGGCAGGTACAAGCTGTCATTCAGCCCAGCCATGCAGCGGTATCTCAAAGAACACCAGCGGGATTTTATGCCGGAGGACACCAAAGCCGGGATGATACAGGCTTACCTTGATAAGTACACCGGGGAAACGGTCTGTTCCAAGCAGCTCTACAAGGAAGCCTTAAATCACACCTTTGACGAGCCGAAGCAATGGGAAATCCGGGAAATCAACGAGATAATGAACCAGTGCATTACCGGGTGGAACTACTTTTCCAATCCAAGAATGTTTGCGGAATATGGCAGACAAAAGGGCTGGGAGCGTGAAATCCCGGCAACGGACACCGACAACCCGCCCGAAAAATCTATGGACGGTTTTGTGGAGGTCACGGAGCAGATGGAGCTTCCATTCTGA
- a CDS encoding ArsR/SmtB family transcription factor, whose amino-acid sequence MKKIEVECCDTFCIHEELVHKAEGHIPDEEVLKDLADFFKVFADTTRIRILCVLFQSEMCVCDLAEVLGMTQSAISHQLRMLKQMKLVKNRREGKTVFYSLADDHIQTIMNQGMEHILE is encoded by the coding sequence ATGAAAAAGATAGAAGTAGAATGTTGTGATACATTTTGTATACACGAAGAACTTGTACATAAGGCAGAGGGGCATATACCGGATGAAGAGGTTTTGAAGGATCTTGCTGATTTTTTCAAGGTATTTGCAGATACCACGCGGATCCGGATTTTATGTGTTCTTTTTCAGTCTGAGATGTGTGTTTGTGATCTGGCGGAAGTTCTTGGAATGACGCAGTCCGCGATTTCCCATCAGCTCCGGATGCTCAAGCAGATGAAGCTTGTGAAGAACAGACGGGAAGGAAAAACGGTGTTCTATTCCCTTGCTGATGATCATATCCAGACCATCATGAACCAGGGAATGGAGCATATTCTGGAATAA
- the mobQ gene encoding MobQ family relaxase, translated as MPCPHNEISIVQRSHRQSAVAAAAYQSGEKLFCEYDQEVKHYPEKRGIVHNEILLPANAPLEYTDRNTLWNAAEAVEKQWNSQLARRWVLSIPREIPPDQYAALVRDFCRQQFVSKGMCVDFAIHDKGDGNPHAHVMLTMRAMDERGKWLPKSRKVYELDKNGERIKLPSGRWKSHKEDTVDWNDRKYGEIWRHEWEVIQNRYLEANNRPERVDLRSYERQGLDIIPTVHEGAAVRQMEKRGIQTNIGNLNREIKAANSLMKSIRQLIKNLKGWIAELSEKRNELLAQKAAEEAVFLPNLLMKYMEIRKAERSSWTRAGQSRGTSKDLKAVSEALSYLQRKGLSTVEDLENFIETSGKSAADYRKQMKPKETRSNVIDAILAARTDCKECKPVYEKYQKIFFKKTKEKFKLEHPEVARFEKASAYLAKHPDDKDSTKKELLQEQAKLVDEIADLKVPLTEVQEDLKKLWDIRYWVRKATPGTEESKEPPKKQPLKEVLQDKADEKRAQKNAPAQTKHKQQDMEL; from the coding sequence ATGCCCTGTCCACACAACGAAATCTCTATTGTGCAGCGCAGCCACCGCCAGTCTGCGGTTGCCGCCGCTGCTTACCAGAGCGGCGAAAAGCTGTTCTGTGAATATGACCAGGAAGTAAAACACTACCCGGAAAAGCGTGGTATCGTCCACAATGAAATCCTGCTCCCGGCAAACGCTCCCCTGGAGTACACAGACCGCAACACCCTCTGGAACGCTGCCGAAGCTGTTGAGAAGCAATGGAACTCCCAGCTTGCAAGGCGGTGGGTGCTTTCCATTCCCAGAGAGATACCGCCCGACCAGTACGCCGCCCTTGTACGGGATTTCTGCCGCCAGCAGTTTGTTTCCAAAGGAATGTGCGTGGATTTTGCCATCCATGACAAAGGGGACGGAAACCCACACGCCCATGTCATGCTGACCATGCGGGCAATGGATGAGCGTGGGAAATGGCTTCCCAAGAGCCGCAAGGTCTATGAACTTGATAAGAACGGGGAACGAATCAAGCTCCCGTCCGGCAGGTGGAAAAGCCACAAGGAAGATACGGTTGACTGGAACGACCGCAAATATGGCGAAATCTGGCGGCATGAATGGGAGGTCATCCAAAACCGCTATCTGGAAGCCAACAACCGCCCGGAACGAGTAGATCTCCGTTCTTACGAAAGACAGGGGCTTGATATTATCCCTACCGTCCATGAAGGGGCTGCTGTCCGGCAGATGGAAAAGCGTGGGATTCAGACGAACATCGGCAACCTGAACCGAGAAATCAAAGCCGCCAATAGTTTGATGAAGTCCATCCGGCAGCTTATTAAAAATCTCAAAGGCTGGATTGCGGAGCTTAGCGAAAAGCGGAATGAACTGCTTGCCCAAAAAGCTGCGGAGGAAGCGGTCTTTCTTCCCAATCTGCTGATGAAGTATATGGAGATACGAAAGGCAGAACGGAGCAGCTGGACACGGGCGGGACAAAGCCGGGGGACTTCCAAAGACTTAAAGGCAGTCAGCGAAGCCCTGTCCTATCTCCAGAGAAAGGGACTTTCCACCGTGGAGGATTTGGAAAACTTTATAGAAACGTCCGGGAAATCTGCCGCCGACTACCGAAAGCAGATGAAGCCAAAGGAAACCCGCAGCAACGTGATTGACGCTATCCTTGCCGCCCGGACGGACTGTAAGGAATGTAAGCCCGTTTATGAGAAATACCAGAAGATATTTTTCAAGAAAACTAAGGAAAAATTCAAGCTGGAACACCCGGAGGTTGCCCGGTTTGAGAAAGCCAGTGCCTACCTTGCCAAGCACCCGGACGATAAGGACAGCACGAAAAAGGAGCTTTTGCAGGAACAGGCGAAGCTTGTGGACGAAATCGCAGACTTGAAAGTACCGTTGACCGAGGTGCAGGAAGATTTGAAGAAGCTGTGGGACATCCGCTACTGGGTACGGAAAGCCACACCCGGCACAGAGGAAAGCAAAGAGCCGCCCAAGAAGCAGCCCCTCAAAGAAGTCTTGCAGGATAAGGCTGACGAGAAGAGAGCACAGAAAAACGCCCCGGCGCAGACGAAACACAAACAACAGGATATGGAACTTTAA
- the addB gene encoding helicase-exonuclease AddAB subunit AddB, giving the protein MALQFIFGNPGSGKSHYLYEHIIRESMKHPDINYIILVPEQFTMQTQKELVLRHPRHGIMNIDVLSFARLAFRVLEETGNGSREILDDEGKNLILRRLAGKKEDSLKVLKGNIKKPGYISEVKSVISELTQYNISPDGMDDMITEADESSYLAWKLKDIQVMYQAFEEYLADKYITKEEILDILCNVMDKSRMLKDSVIVLDGFTGFTPLQNKVLGEMLHHCQKVMITVTMDKREDPYVMKDKYQLFALSKQMVTSLVKIAGEEKVLVEEPVCLYQEPVWRFKNAPALAFLEKELFRYSGRTYREKQSNVRVYAAANPRMEVECAAQRIRFLIRKKEYRYREIAVIASDMNLYADEIEKIFREYEIPVFMDYKRNVLLNSFVEYIRSLLAMAEQNFSAESVFRFLRTDLVGFTGEELDLLENYVLALGIRGYKKWQEKWIRRAKDTTEEELEVLNHLRVCFVEKTEDLVFVLKQRQKTVRDVTLAICEFLEKEEIQKQVKVLENQFTEAGELALAKEYAQIYRVVMELFDKFVSLLGDERIALKEYRELLDAGMEEARIGVIPPSLDEVMAGDIERTRLKDIRALILLGVNDSLIPGNASAGGLISDRDRERFEERGIALAPGTREKSYIQKFYLYLHMTKPTEELMLTYSKVSADGKSRRAAYLIGDLKRMYTKLSVFNMDQYGMETKEMLPQTGIGSLIEGLQNPKKMEEGSWQELYRWYCAQEDWNEKVHDLARINRYRRPEDNLTLQTARKLYGDWAPSISRLEKFAACACAHFLTYGLRLKEREVYEFAALDFGNIFHKALEKYARRVEREGLEWTEVTKEQQEQFASESVDESIVDYSNTVIYSSARNAYIVPRMKRMMNRTVWAMTKQLRKGSFKPEGYEVSFGSGKIDRIDTCETEDQVYVKILDYKTGAKSFDMAAFYHGLQMQLVVYMEEAVRLEERKHPGKKIVPAGIFYYRMKDPIVGKELDEEKLEEAILKELRLDGIIRQEDAVIQRLDADFSGNSLVIPAGKTKSGYSKASKMLLPEEFDAVLTYAQKRRTDLQGAMYRGKAEALPYEMGTQNGCTYCPYRDICGFDEQIEGYEYRKLEKLPKEIVMEKIMAKLEEEKQTWE; this is encoded by the coding sequence ATGGCTTTACAGTTTATTTTTGGAAATCCGGGTTCGGGCAAGTCACATTATCTATATGAACATATCATTCGGGAATCAATGAAACATCCTGATATTAATTATATTATTCTGGTGCCGGAACAGTTCACGATGCAGACGCAGAAGGAACTGGTCCTGCGGCATCCGAGACATGGAATTATGAACATAGACGTGCTGAGTTTTGCACGTCTTGCTTTTCGTGTTCTGGAAGAAACAGGGAATGGAAGCAGGGAGATTCTGGATGATGAAGGAAAGAATCTGATCCTCAGGCGACTCGCGGGGAAAAAAGAAGATTCGCTAAAGGTTTTAAAAGGAAATATCAAAAAGCCAGGTTACATCAGTGAGGTGAAATCCGTTATTTCCGAGCTGACGCAGTACAACATTTCCCCGGATGGCATGGATGATATGATCACGGAGGCAGATGAGTCTTCGTATCTTGCCTGGAAATTGAAGGATATCCAGGTGATGTATCAGGCATTTGAAGAATATCTTGCAGATAAATATATTACAAAAGAAGAAATTCTGGACATTCTCTGCAATGTGATGGACAAATCGAGAATGCTGAAGGACAGTGTGATCGTACTGGATGGGTTTACCGGATTTACGCCGCTTCAGAACAAGGTGCTGGGGGAAATGCTGCATCATTGTCAGAAGGTGATGATTACTGTCACGATGGATAAGAGGGAAGATCCTTACGTGATGAAAGACAAGTATCAGCTGTTTGCGCTGAGTAAGCAGATGGTGACGTCTCTTGTGAAGATTGCAGGGGAGGAAAAGGTGCTGGTCGAAGAGCCGGTCTGTCTGTACCAGGAGCCGGTCTGGCGTTTTAAAAATGCGCCGGCACTTGCATTTCTGGAGAAGGAACTGTTCCGTTACAGTGGCAGGACTTACAGGGAAAAGCAGTCAAATGTGCGGGTTTATGCAGCGGCAAATCCTAGGATGGAAGTAGAATGCGCTGCCCAGAGGATACGTTTTTTAATTCGCAAGAAAGAATATCGTTACCGGGAGATCGCGGTGATCGCAAGTGACATGAATCTCTATGCGGATGAGATCGAGAAGATTTTCCGGGAGTATGAGATTCCGGTTTTCATGGATTATAAGCGGAATGTACTTTTAAATTCTTTTGTGGAGTATATCCGGAGTCTTCTTGCGATGGCAGAACAGAATTTTTCTGCAGAAAGTGTGTTCCGTTTCTTAAGAACGGATCTGGTCGGATTTACCGGTGAGGAATTGGATCTTCTGGAAAATTATGTACTTGCGCTTGGCATCCGTGGTTACAAAAAATGGCAGGAAAAATGGATCCGCAGAGCGAAGGATACGACAGAGGAAGAGTTGGAGGTACTGAATCATCTCCGGGTATGCTTTGTGGAAAAAACAGAAGATCTGGTGTTTGTCTTAAAGCAGCGTCAGAAGACAGTGCGGGATGTGACGCTTGCAATCTGTGAATTTCTGGAAAAAGAAGAAATCCAGAAGCAGGTAAAAGTATTGGAGAATCAATTTACAGAAGCAGGAGAGCTTGCACTTGCAAAAGAATATGCACAGATCTATCGTGTGGTGATGGAGCTGTTTGACAAGTTTGTAAGTCTTCTTGGAGATGAGCGGATTGCGCTCAAAGAGTACAGGGAGCTTCTGGATGCCGGAATGGAAGAGGCAAGGATCGGTGTAATTCCGCCAAGTCTGGATGAAGTGATGGCAGGAGATATTGAGCGAACGAGACTGAAAGATATCCGGGCGCTGATCCTTCTGGGAGTCAATGATTCTCTGATTCCGGGAAATGCATCCGCAGGTGGACTGATTTCAGACAGAGACCGGGAGCGTTTTGAAGAAAGAGGAATTGCGCTTGCACCGGGAACAAGAGAAAAAAGTTACATCCAGAAATTTTATCTGTATCTGCACATGACAAAGCCGACGGAAGAATTGATGCTGACCTACAGTAAAGTATCGGCCGATGGAAAGAGCAGGAGGGCGGCATATCTGATCGGGGATCTGAAGCGGATGTATACAAAGCTTTCTGTATTTAATATGGATCAGTATGGGATGGAGACAAAAGAAATGCTTCCACAGACCGGGATCGGGTCATTGATCGAAGGATTACAGAACCCGAAAAAGATGGAGGAAGGCAGCTGGCAGGAGCTGTACCGTTGGTATTGTGCGCAGGAGGACTGGAACGAAAAGGTGCACGATCTGGCAAGGATCAACAGATACCGCAGGCCGGAGGACAATCTGACTTTGCAGACCGCACGGAAGCTTTATGGAGACTGGGCACCAAGCATTTCAAGACTGGAGAAATTTGCTGCCTGTGCCTGTGCGCATTTTCTGACCTATGGACTTCGCCTTAAGGAGAGAGAGGTCTATGAATTTGCTGCTCTTGATTTTGGAAATATTTTTCATAAAGCACTGGAAAAATATGCCCGACGGGTAGAACGGGAAGGCCTGGAATGGACTGAGGTTACAAAGGAGCAGCAGGAACAGTTTGCGTCGGAAAGCGTGGATGAGAGTATCGTAGATTACAGCAATACCGTAATCTACAGCAGTGCGCGGAACGCGTATATCGTGCCACGTATGAAACGTATGATGAACCGGACGGTCTGGGCGATGACAAAGCAGCTTCGGAAGGGAAGCTTTAAACCGGAGGGCTATGAGGTAAGCTTTGGAAGCGGAAAGATTGACAGGATCGATACATGTGAGACGGAAGATCAGGTCTATGTGAAGATCCTGGATTATAAAACCGGGGCAAAGAGTTTTGATATGGCAGCTTTTTATCATGGTCTGCAGATGCAGCTGGTGGTGTATATGGAAGAAGCAGTCCGGCTGGAGGAAAGAAAACATCCGGGTAAAAAGATTGTGCCGGCAGGCATTTTCTACTATCGGATGAAGGATCCGATCGTCGGGAAAGAGCTGGATGAAGAAAAACTGGAAGAGGCAATTTTAAAGGAGCTTCGGCTGGATGGAATCATCCGTCAGGAGGATGCCGTGATTCAGAGACTGGATGCGGATTTTTCGGGGAATTCGCTTGTGATTCCGGCAGGAAAGACGAAAAGCGGCTATTCCAAAGCATCCAAAATGCTCCTGCCGGAAGAGTTTGATGCAGTGCTGACTTATGCACAGAAAAGACGGACTGATCTTCAGGGAGCAATGTACCGCGGAAAGGCGGAGGCACTGCCGTATGAGATGGGTACACAAAATGGCTGTACGTATTGCCCATACCGGGATATCTGCGGATTTGATGAGCAGATCGAAGGATATGAATACCGGAAGCTTGAGAAGCTTCCGAAGGAAATTGTAATGGAGAAAATTATGGCGAAGCTGGAAGAGGAGAAGCAGACATGGGAGTAA
- a CDS encoding recombinase family protein, translating into MAMMNEMEYRTIGSALAGGYRAAVYCRLSKDDDLQGESASIANQRDMLEKYCEKQGWEVVAVYQDDGFTGLNMERPDLQRMLRSIERRQINLVITKDLSRLGRNYLQTGHLIEDFFPRNGVRYIAMNDGIDTLRDNNDIAPFKNILNEMYSKDISKKVHSSYLLKAQKGQFTGCLAPFGYRKDPEDKNHLLIDEETAPIVRLIFGYALNGHGPNYIRRRLEEEKIPCPTWWNRERGLRNTRTKWEKKDPENGRYMWDFSVIKDLLMNPVYTGAIASQKKDYRFKIGTIGEKKPEDWVVVEGQHEPLIDRMSFDIVQNKLKSRQRPGQTNEISLFAGLIKCGECGKSLTIRYTNAKHPQRIYSCKTYNAFGKNHCTQHRIDYDTLYSHVLRKIRECARAALMDGEAVADRLTNTCEAEQREQREAMERSLTRDEERIEVLDKMVMRLYEDMIAGRISEQNFNTMLEKTQTEQTELKTKVSEGRKRLSDEVQLANDAKQWVEAIQEYANITELDAATLNRLIKEIVVHERIDEDKTRHISIEIHFNLKPIPEVEQVTA; encoded by the coding sequence ATGGCTATGATGAACGAAATGGAATACAGAACAATCGGTTCGGCACTTGCCGGGGGCTATCGTGCAGCGGTCTATTGCAGACTGTCAAAGGACGATGACCTGCAAGGCGAAAGTGCCAGTATCGCAAACCAGCGTGATATGCTGGAAAAATACTGCGAAAAGCAGGGATGGGAGGTTGTGGCAGTCTATCAGGACGATGGCTTCACAGGTCTTAATATGGAGCGTCCTGATTTACAGAGAATGTTGAGATCCATTGAGCGCAGGCAAATCAACCTTGTTATCACGAAAGACCTCAGCCGACTGGGGCGTAACTATCTGCAAACCGGGCATTTGATTGAGGACTTTTTCCCAAGAAACGGGGTGCGCTATATCGCCATGAATGACGGTATCGACACCTTACGGGATAACAACGACATTGCCCCGTTCAAGAATATCCTGAACGAGATGTACAGCAAGGATATTTCCAAGAAAGTCCATTCCTCTTATCTTCTGAAAGCGCAGAAAGGACAGTTTACCGGGTGTCTTGCCCCGTTTGGGTATCGGAAAGACCCGGAGGACAAAAACCATCTGCTCATTGACGAGGAAACCGCCCCGATTGTGCGGCTGATTTTCGGATATGCCCTAAACGGTCATGGTCCGAACTATATCCGCAGACGGCTGGAGGAAGAAAAAATCCCCTGCCCCACATGGTGGAACCGGGAACGGGGGCTTCGCAATACCCGCACCAAATGGGAAAAGAAAGACCCGGAAAACGGGCGGTATATGTGGGACTTCTCCGTTATCAAAGACCTTTTGATGAATCCCGTCTACACCGGGGCGATTGCTTCCCAGAAAAAAGACTACCGCTTCAAAATCGGCACGATTGGGGAAAAGAAACCGGAGGACTGGGTTGTGGTTGAGGGACAGCACGAACCGCTGATTGACCGCATGAGCTTTGATATTGTGCAGAACAAGCTGAAATCCCGCCAGCGTCCGGGGCAGACCAATGAAATCAGCCTGTTTGCCGGACTGATAAAATGCGGCGAGTGTGGGAAGTCGCTGACGATACGCTACACAAACGCAAAACATCCCCAGCGGATTTACTCCTGCAAGACCTACAATGCCTTTGGAAAGAACCACTGCACCCAGCACCGGATTGATTATGACACCCTTTACAGTCATGTGCTGCGGAAAATCCGGGAATGTGCCAGAGCTGCCCTGATGGACGGAGAAGCGGTTGCCGACCGCCTGACCAATACCTGTGAAGCCGAGCAGCGGGAACAGCGGGAAGCAATGGAACGCTCCCTTACAAGGGACGAGGAACGGATTGAGGTTCTGGACAAAATGGTAATGCGGCTTTATGAGGATATGATTGCAGGGCGTATCAGTGAGCAGAACTTCAACACCATGCTGGAAAAGACGCAGACCGAGCAGACGGAGCTTAAAACAAAAGTGTCCGAGGGCAGAAAGCGGCTGTCCGATGAAGTCCAGCTTGCCAATGATGCAAAACAATGGGTGGAAGCCATTCAGGAATACGCCAACATCACAGAGCTGGATGCAGCCACCCTTAACCGCTTAATCAAAGAAATCGTCGTGCATGAGCGCATTGACGAAGATAAAACAAGACACATTTCTATCGAAATTCATTTTAATCTCAAACCCATCCCGGAGGTGGAACAGGTCACTGCCTGA